A single Paenibacillus kribbensis DNA region contains:
- a CDS encoding CoA-binding protein, with the protein MAFENPSREEIKTILEQVGNIAVVGLSDKSDRTSYMVSYAMQQRGYRIIPVNPAAAGQTILGETCYASLAEVPEPVELVNVFRRSEYCAEVAREAVAIGAKILWLQQGIISHEAADIAQEHGMTVIMDRCIKVEDSVTQAVRKG; encoded by the coding sequence ATGGCTTTTGAAAACCCGTCCAGGGAAGAAATTAAAACCATTTTGGAACAAGTAGGCAATATTGCGGTTGTTGGTTTGTCTGATAAATCAGACCGAACCTCATATATGGTTTCTTATGCGATGCAACAGCGGGGATACCGGATTATTCCGGTTAATCCTGCCGCAGCAGGGCAAACCATTCTTGGGGAGACTTGCTATGCCAGTCTTGCTGAAGTACCCGAGCCCGTCGAATTGGTCAATGTATTCCGCCGCAGTGAATACTGTGCAGAGGTTGCGCGTGAAGCAGTTGCGATTGGAGCCAAGATTTTGTGGCTTCAACAGGGGATTATCAGCCATGAAGCGGCTGACATTGCACAGGAGCATGGAATGACGGTCATTATGGATCGCTGCATTAAGGTAGAGGACTCGGTGACCCAGGCAGTACGTAAAGGATAA